In Humulus lupulus chromosome 6, drHumLupu1.1, whole genome shotgun sequence, a single genomic region encodes these proteins:
- the LOC133784428 gene encoding probable isoprenylcysteine alpha-carbonyl methylesterase ICMEL1, whose product MARYVASKLQDNITRLLISSSFENEKASFQPIKPLLPKIKMAKTFYQHRRRRTNSEDSISSLSDIEGRRSLRRDVGHAAAETFLLTRLSLKLLRYLGVGYRWMKRFLALGCYALLLVPGFCQVGYNYFFSSQIRRSIVYGDKPRNRLDLYLPKNSDGPKPVIAFVTGGVWIIGYKAWGSLLGQQLSEGDIIVACIDYIGQLSNSRSK is encoded by the exons ATGGCCAGGTACGTTGCTTCAAAGCTTCAAGATAACATTACGAGGCTTCTCATTTCTTCGTCGTTTGAAAATGAAAAGGCCTCCTTCCAGCCCATTAAGCCCCTTCTTCCCAAGATAAAAATGGCTAAGACGTTTTACCAGCACCGGCGACGCAGAACCAATAGTGAAGATTCTATATCTTCGTTATCTGACATCGAAGGCCGTCGATCTTTGAGGCGTGATGTTGGCCACGCCGCGGCCGAGACGTTCTTGCTCACTCGTCTGAGTTTAAAGCTTTTGAGATATCTTGG GGTAGGCTACAGATGGATGAAAAGATTTCTTGCACTTGGTTGTTATGCATTGTTACTTGTACCAGGCTTTTGTCAAG TTGGTTACAACTATTTCTTCTCCAGTCAGATACGCAGGAGTATTGTTTACGGCGATAAACCAAGGAATAG GCTGGATCTGTATCTACCTAAAAATAGTGATGGGCCAAAACCAGTCATTGCATTTGTAACTGGTGGAGTCTGGATTATTGG CTATAAAGCATGGGGTTCTCTTCTGGGTCAACAGTTATCAGAAGGGGACATTATTGTGGCGTGCATAGATTACAT AGGCCAACTTTCTAACTCGAGAAGCAAATGA
- the LOC133784430 gene encoding uncharacterized protein LOC133784430, producing MASKLSIIFKVSIGLPMFLKILLGSVKYVEPGFMIDILMETNIMGEQYNLYISDEDIVHFGLMEEISAFCISFYISIIYSELCDRYISHFFGFIEPSWSLRIGTNMDNRAEIILERINNTVMGQTWLMPYHLLRHWMLVIIDPDDDTCYHLDPLKKSPPNDLKNLMNSVSSHIKQKTGRNEKKYKWKIVNFPRQTSSVECGFYIIRMMKDYCLNETLMR from the exons ATGGCTAGTAAGCTGTCGATTATCTTCAAGGTTTCCATTGGACTTCCCATGTTTTTGAAGATACTTTTGGGTTCAGTTAAGTACGTAGAACCAGGATTCATGATTGACATTCTTATGGAGACCAATATTATGGGTGAACAATATAACTTATATATCTCAGATGAGGATATAGTACACTTTGGACTTATGGAAGAAATCAGTGCGTTTTGCATTTCATTCTATATCag TATAATATATTCCGAGTTGTGCGATAGATATATATCCCACTTTTTTGGTTTCATTGAGCCATCGTGGTCATTGAGAATTGGAACAAATATGGATAATCGGGCTGAAATTATCTTAGAGCGTATCAACAACACAGTGATGGGTCAAACTTGGTTAATGCCATACCATTTATT ACGTCACTGGATGTTAGTGATCATTGATCCAGATGACGATACATGTTACCATCTTGATCCACTTAAAAAATCCCCTCCAAATGATTTGAAGAACCTTATGAATAG TGTCTCTTCACACATTAAGCAAAAGACAGGAAGGAATGAAAAAAAGTACAAGTGGAAAATAGTCAATTTCCCTCGTCAAACATCTTCAGTAGAGTGCGGCTTTTATATCATAAGGATGATGAAGGACTATTGCTTGAATGAGACACTCATGCGATGA
- the LOC133784431 gene encoding uncharacterized protein LOC133784431 → MNMHLFMLQWLSLYAYSCVRPFFTHHAYYFHWLNLQDYKKNEYMEAEMQCSNASKSMERTLRAACNATNAKFDNVVKVLDGLVSEYEKSSHGPGKWQKLAMLLQKKGLQ, encoded by the exons ATGAATATGCACCTTTTTATGTTGCAATGGCTGTCTCTGTATGCATACTCATGTGTTAGACCATTTTTCACCCACCATGCTTATTATTTTCATTGGCTTAACTTGCAGGATTACAAGAAGAACGAATATATGGAGGCAGAAATGCAATGTTCAAATGCTTCAAAAAGCATGGAAAGGACGCTTAGAGCAGCTTGCAATGCTACGAATGCTAAGTTTGACAATGTTGTGAAG GTCCTTGATGGTCTTGTATCAGAGTATGAAAAATCAAGTCATGGTCCAGGAAAATGGCAGAAGCTAGCTATGTTGTTACAAAAAAAAGGTTTGCAATGA
- the LOC133785916 gene encoding uncharacterized protein LOC133785916: MALHEVNGCKLVYLDNAATSQKPIAVMKASQNYYEDYNSNVHRGIHSLSARATDKYELARKKIASFINLSNSSEIVFTRNATEAINLVAYSWGLQNLKQEDENKTLSANFIVIMIFALSNSIVHWQLVAQKTGAILKFVSLSKDEVPDINVLKEMFQNVKMFVDTAPEVEALMDTTLEVKAPINTSTLHETPTLSLSIHPEPLKKDVKCKLYVGQGGVVVALRWVVATKGNVHGKILALGNYRVVIDKCLDGSAKLPVSVGDGTTLVVHAVNSFVAWPSHLIISYDHE; encoded by the exons atggcTTTGCATGAAGTAAATGGCTGTAAACTTGTCTATTTAGATAATGCTGCAACTTCCCAGAAGCCTATAGCTGTCATGAAAGCTTCACAAAACTATTACGAAGATTACAATTCAAATGTGCATCGTGGAATCCATTCGTTAAG TGCAAGGGCAACAGACAAGTATGAGTTGGCAAGAAAGAAGATTGCATCTTTTATCAATTTATCAAATTCTAGTGAGATTGTATTTACAAGAAATGCTACAGAAGCCATCAATCTAGTAGCTTATTCATGGGGCCTCCAAAATTTAAAGCAAGAAgatgag AACAAAACATTATCTGCAAATTTCATTGTTATCATGATATTTGCCTTATCTAa TTCCATTGTTCATTGGCAACTTGTTGCTCAAAAGACTGGTGCTATTTTGAAATTTGTGAGCTTAAGTAAAGATGAAGTTCCAGATATCAACGTGTTGAAGGAAAT GTTTCAGAATGTCAAAATGTTTGTTGACACTGCTCCAGAAGTTGAGGCACTGATGGACACTACTCTAGAAGTTAAGGCACCTATTAACACTAGTACTTTGCATGAGACACCTACACTTTCACTTTCTATTCATCCTGAGCCACTGAAG AAAGATGTTAAGTGCAAATTATACGTTGGGCAAGGTGGTGTTGTTGTGGCTCTTAGATGGGTGGTGGCTACCAAAGGCAATGTACATGGGAAAATTTTAGCACTTGGTAACTATCGCGTGGTTATTGATAAATGTCTAGATGGGAGTGCGAAACTACCTGTCTCAGTTGGGGATGGGACAACTCTTGTGGTTCATGCGGTCAACAGTTTTGTTGCTTGGCCATCGCATCTGATCATTTCTTATGATCATGAATAG